The genomic DNA ACACCACGGTCAGCTTCTCCTCGATGCACACCCGGAACAGCAGATCCATGACGACACCGGCGTTTTCGGGATCCAACGAGGCCACTGGTTCGTCGGCCAGCAGCAGGCCGGGCTTCTGCATCAGGGTGCGGGCGATCGCGACCCGCTGCTGTTGGCCACCGGAGAGGGTGTCGGCGCGGCGGTCGGCGTAATCGGCCAGACCGACGCGGTCCAGGAATGCCAGGGCTTCGGCACGCATGGCCCTCGGATAGGTCAGTGCGCCGTACCGGGGGAGTCGCAGCTGGCCGAGCCCGCCGATCAGGACGTTCTCCAGGCAGCTCAGCCGCCCGACCAGATTGAAGTGCTGGAAGACGAACCCCACATTGCGGCGCAGTGCGCGCAACTGTTTGGCCGAGGCGGTGTCGACGTGGGTGCCGCCGACCTCGACGCTGCCGGAGGTGACCGGTTGCAAACCGTTGAGGCAGCGCAACAACGTCGACTTGCCCGATCCGGACAGGCCGAGCAGCACCAGCATCTCGCTGCGCCGGACGTCGAGGGACACGTGGTCCAGGGCCAGGGTGTCACCGAAGCGTTTGGTGACGTCGCGGGCGATGACGACGAGATCGTCGCCCGCGACGGAAGGGTGGGGTCCGTCTGCGCTCATGGGTGTCAGCCCTTGCACTTCTCGGAGCCGGTGACATCGCAGACGTGGCGCACACCGCTGTAGTCCGAGTCCTCGACCGGGACGAATCCCCAGGCCCGCTCGTCGGTGGTCCGGCAGGCGTCACCTTGGCAGAAGCCCTCGGCCTCAAGGTTGGGCACGTTGACCTTGTCGGCGAAGAGGGTCTTGAGCTTGCCGATGGCTTCGCCGCCCAGCGAGTCGTTGGCGGCGAACACCGAGCCGGCGATCATCTCCGACTTCCACACCGTCTTGAGCTGACCGGGTTTGAGGTCGCCCTTGGCGATCATGGTCTTGTCGACCATGGTGTCGAATGCGAAACCGGCGTCGCAGTCACCGTTGGCGATCGCCAGGGCCGAGGAATCGTGCCCGCCGGCGTAGATCGGTGACATCGCCGCGGAGATGTCGCCTTCAGAACCGGATTTGACCACCCCGGCCTCGATCAATCCGGCGGTGGGATAGAGAAATCCCGAGGTCGAGCTCGGGTCTACGAAGCAGACCTTCTTGCCGGCAAAGTCCTTGAGGCCGTTGACGTTCGCCTCGTTCGCGCGGGCCAGGCCGTACGACTGGTAGCCGGGCTTGGCGCCCTGCTCCTGGATGACTGCGCCGACCGGTGTGACCTTGGCGCCGTTGACTCCGGCGACGACGTAGGCGAACGGCCCGAAGAAGGCGAGGTCGACGTTGTCGGCGATGATGCCCTCGACCACCCCGGCATAGTCGGAGGCCTGCACGAACTCGACTTTGGCGCCGGTCTCCTTCTCCAGCAGCTTGATCAGCGGCTGGTAGCTGGCCTTGAGGTCGGTGGAGTTCTCGGCCGGGATGGCGGCCAGGGTGAGGGTCTCGGGGAAGCCCTGGGCGGTCTTGGCGTCGGAGTTGTCAGAACTCGAACAGCCGGACAGGACGAGGGCGGCGCTGGCGGCGGCCACGGTTGCGATCTGGGCTGAGGTGCGAGCGGTACGGAACTTCATGGCGCGCGGGACCTTTCGGGGCGGGTGCGTTTGACGGGCAGAGCGCGAGCGGGGGTGCGCCGCTGCCCTGCCCCACACCCTGTGTGTTGGTCTATACCAGCGGGTGCATCGAAGTTGGCGAGGAGGTTAACAACACGGCAAGTCTTGGTCTATACCAAAACTTGCTACGGTGAGCGGGTGGTCGCCAGCGTAGAACCCCGGGTTCTCAAGCACCAGGTTGTCCGTGCGCAACTGGAGCGATTGCTCGACGACCTCGAGGTCGGAGACCCGTTCCCGGCCGAGCGCGAGATCGCGGAACGATTCGATGTCGCCCGCGAGACGGTCCGTCAAGCGCTGCGAGAGCTGTTGTTGGCCGGGCGGATTGAACGCCGCGGTCGCTCCACCATCGTCGCGCGGCCCAAGATCCTGCAGCCCCTTTCCATGGGTTCCTACACCGAGGCGG from Mycobacterium sp. DL440 includes the following:
- the phnC gene encoding phosphonate ABC transporter ATP-binding protein, with product MSADGPHPSVAGDDLVVIARDVTKRFGDTLALDHVSLDVRRSEMLVLLGLSGSGKSTLLRCLNGLQPVTSGSVEVGGTHVDTASAKQLRALRRNVGFVFQHFNLVGRLSCLENVLIGGLGQLRLPRYGALTYPRAMRAEALAFLDRVGLADYADRRADTLSGGQQQRVAIARTLMQKPGLLLADEPVASLDPENAGVVMDLLFRVCIEEKLTVVCTLHQVDLALGWAHRLVGLRNGQKILDRPAVGMTRDDVMEIYQRVDPTAHSAARPS
- a CDS encoding phosphate/phosphite/phosphonate ABC transporter substrate-binding protein, whose translation is MKFRTARTSAQIATVAAASAALVLSGCSSSDNSDAKTAQGFPETLTLAAIPAENSTDLKASYQPLIKLLEKETGAKVEFVQASDYAGVVEGIIADNVDLAFFGPFAYVVAGVNGAKVTPVGAVIQEQGAKPGYQSYGLARANEANVNGLKDFAGKKVCFVDPSSTSGFLYPTAGLIEAGVVKSGSEGDISAAMSPIYAGGHDSSALAIANGDCDAGFAFDTMVDKTMIAKGDLKPGQLKTVWKSEMIAGSVFAANDSLGGEAIGKLKTLFADKVNVPNLEAEGFCQGDACRTTDERAWGFVPVEDSDYSGVRHVCDVTGSEKCKG